The DNA window TAGGAAGCTGTTCCCAGGACCGCGTCTACCTCCGGAATCTCTTCCAAGATCTCCTTTTGATATCTCTGAGCCAGGCATCCGGTCACGACCAAAGCTTTCAGCCTTCCTTCCTTCTTATATTCTGCCATTTCCAGAATCGTCTGGATGCTTTCTTCCTTTGCGTCATGGATAAAACAGCAGGTATTGATGACGATCGCATCCGCCTGTTCCTCATTGTCTACGATCGTCCATCCCTTTTCATCCAAGATCCCCAGCATGACCTCCGAATCCACCAGATTCTTATCACAGCCCAGGGAAATAAACAATAAATTCATTCCTTCCTCCTTCTTGTTTAGAAGAAAGGCAGATACCTGCCGGCATCTGCCCTCCTGATCATACTCATCTTCTGTTATTCCTCTTCTTCTCCAACGATCTTAACCTTTCCCTGGTTCAGTTCATCAATGGCGATCGAAAGCGGCTTTTCCCCTTCTTTAGTGCGTACCAGCGGTTCCGCTCCGTCAATGATCTCTCTGGCCCGCTTTGCTGTGGCCATAACAATTGAATAACGGCTGTTGACCACCTTGGTCTCGCCCTCTTCTACGTCTTTGTTTACAACCTTCATTAAATCTGTGTAAGATGGATGCAGCATATGCTTTTATTCTCCTTTCAATTCCTTCCTCATCTTCTCTATAAAGTCTATATTACGGAAACTTTTCCGGTGTTCTCCCTGAATGATCTGATGGACTTCTTCCACACAGTCCTCAAGCACATCGTTGACGACCAGATAGTCATACTGATCCATTCCTTCCGCCTCTTCCCTGGCTCTTCTCATCCGGGACTCGATCACATCCATGGTCTCCGTCCCCCTCTTCACCAGCCGGTTCTTCAACTCTTCCGCCGATGGCGGAGTCACAAACAGCAGAAGGGTTTCCGGAAACTTTTTCTTAACCTTCAAGGCTCCCTGGATCTCAATCTCCAGAATCACATCTTTTCCGGCCTGAAGCTGTTCTTCTACGTATGCCCGCGGCGTTCCGTAATAATTATCCACATATTTAGCATACTCTATCAATTCTTCTTTCGCAATCATTTTTTCAAATTCTTCCACGGTTCGGAAGAAATATTCTCTTCCCTCTTCTTCTCCCGGCCGGGGCGCTCTTGTAGTGGCAGAAATGGAAAGCGCGTAATTATCATACTGCTTTATCAGTTCTTTCATGATCGTCCCTTTTCCCGCGCCGGAGAATCCGGACACCACCGTTAAAATTCCTTTTTTATCCACAGATTTCCCTCTCCCTCGATGGTTCTCTTCATTTACATTCTGTCTATTCAATATTCTGGATCTGTTCCCGCACTTTTTCGATCTCTGTTTTCAGATCGATCCCCACGTTGGAAACTTCCAGATCATTGGCTTTGGAAAGGATCGTATTGGCCTCCCGGTTCATTTCCTGAGCGATAAAGTCCAGCTTTCTCCCAATCCCACTCTCAGAAGCTTCCAAAGTTTCCTTCATATGTACGATATGGCTTCTCAGCCGCACCAGTTCTTCGTCTGTACAGATCTTATCCGCGAAGATCACTACCTCGGCGGCGATCCGGCTCTCCTCGATCTGGGTATCCTCAAGAAGCTCCTGGACTTTGGCTTCCAGCTTTTCACGATATTCACTGATGATCTTAGGCGACCGTTCTTCAATGTAGCCTACCAGCTCCAACATTCCGTCCAGCTTTTCCAGGATATCCTTTTTCAGATTCTCCCCCTCCAGCGCACGGGTCTCGATAAAGTGATCGACCGCGCCGTTTAACGCTTTCTCCAGCCCGTTCCAGAGTTCTTCCTCATCCAGGGCCTGTTCTTCCATCGTCAGCACCTCCGGACATTTGGAAATGGTGGATACCCGGATATCATTTTCCAGGCCAAATTGTTCTTCCATTTTACGAAAATAGGCCAGATACTCTTCCGCCAGCCCTTGATTGTATTTCAGAGACACCTGTCCTTCCGACAGGTCTTCATAAGTGATAAAAAGATCAACTTTCCCCCGTTGAATCCTTTTCTTCAGCAGGCTCCGGATCGAAGTCTCGAAAAAATTCAGTTTCTTGGGCATCCGGATATTCACATCCAGGTACCGGTGGTTGACTCCCTTCATTTCAACTGTAAATTTCCGATCTCCTTCAGACACTTCACAGCGCCCGAACCCTGTCATGCTTTTTATCATGTTCTCCATACTCCATTTCCTTTTGTAATCAGTCCATGTCCGAACTAGGTTCCGAATTATTATAAGCCATTTGGCAATTCCCGTCAACCATGGTATACTGGTATCCACCGTAATCTATTACCTTAGAAAGGAATGACATAACATGGCATTTGACGGAATTACTGTAGCGGCTATCGTACAGGAATTAAAAGGAACTCTCTCCCAGGGACGCATCGCCAAGATCGCCCAGCCGGAAGCGGACGAACTGCTTCTGACGATCAAGACTCCAAAAGGACAGCAACGGCTATATCTTTCTGCCAGCGCCTCCCTTCCTCTTATCTATTTGACGGATGAGAACAAGCCAAGCCCTATGAACGCGCCCAACTTCTGCATGCTTCTGCGAAAACATATCGGGAACGGCCGGATCGTCAACGTATCTCAGCCGGGCTTGGAACGGATCATCCACCTGGATATTGAGCATCTGGATGAACTGGGAGATCCCTGCCGGAAGAAACTGATCATAGAGATCATGGGAAAACACAGCAACATCATTTTCTGCGACGACCAGGGAAAGATCATAGACAGCATCAAACATGTGTCCGCCCAGATGAGCTCGGTACGGGAAGTATTGCCGGGACGGCCTTACTTTATACCGGATACTATGTCTAAAACAGATCCGTTAAGCGCGGACCTGGACACTTTCATCCAGACTCTTGCCGCAAGACCTGTCCCGCTGGTCAAAGCGATCTACACAGGTTTTACCGGGATCAGCCCTGCTGCCGCGGAGGAAATCTGCTGTCTGTCCGGCGTGGATTCCAGCCTCCCGCCGCGGGAACTGTCCCAGGATCTTTTCACCCATTTGTATCGGCAGTTTTCTTACTACATGGACGATATAAAATCTTGCGGCTTCTGTCCTTCCATATACTACGAGGGAGCCATGCCTAAAGATTTTGCCGTTCTTCCCATGACCCACTACAGCGGCTATACAAAGAGGGAATTCCCAACTGTCTCCCAGATGCTGTCTTCCTATTATTCCGCCCGAAACGCTTTGACACGCATCCGACAAAAAAGCGCGGATCTGCGCCACATCGTCCGCACTGCCCTGGAACGGAACCGCAAGAAATACGACCTTCAGTTCCGCCAGTTGAAAGATACGCAGAACCGAGATCAATACCGGATCTACGGAGAATTGATCAATACTTATGGATACAGTCTCCCAGAAGGCTCTAAGGAACTGACGGCTCTTAATTACTATGACGGGAAAGAGATCACCATTCCTTTAGACCCCTCCCAGACTCCCCAGGAGAATGCCCAGCGGTATTTCGCCCGATATAACAAACAAAAAAGAACCTACGAGGCTCTAAGCCAGCTGATCCAGGAAACCTCTGATGATATCAGCTATCTGGAGTCGGTAGAAAACGCTCTGGAAATTGCGCAAAACGAAGAAGACCTGGCTCAGATCAAGGATGAACTGGCCGGCAGCGGCTATATCCGGCAGCGGTCCGGCCGTAAAAAGGCGCGGACTATCAGTCGTCCTCTCCATTATATTTCCAGCGACGGCTATGACATATATGTAGGAAAAAACAATTTTCAAAATGATGAACTGACCTTTTCTTTT is part of the Lachnospiraceae bacterium KGMB03038 genome and encodes:
- a CDS encoding DNA-directed RNA polymerase subunit omega yields the protein MLHPSYTDLMKVVNKDVEEGETKVVNSRYSIVMATAKRAREIIDGAEPLVRTKEGEKPLSIAIDELNQGKVKIVGEEEE
- a CDS encoding YicC family protein is translated as MIKSMTGFGRCEVSEGDRKFTVEMKGVNHRYLDVNIRMPKKLNFFETSIRSLLKKRIQRGKVDLFITYEDLSEGQVSLKYNQGLAEEYLAYFRKMEEQFGLENDIRVSTISKCPEVLTMEEQALDEEELWNGLEKALNGAVDHFIETRALEGENLKKDILEKLDGMLELVGYIEERSPKIISEYREKLEAKVQELLEDTQIEESRIAAEVVIFADKICTDEELVRLRSHIVHMKETLEASESGIGRKLDFIAQEMNREANTILSKANDLEVSNVGIDLKTEIEKVREQIQNIE
- a CDS encoding fibronectin/fibrinogen-binding protein; the encoded protein is MAFDGITVAAIVQELKGTLSQGRIAKIAQPEADELLLTIKTPKGQQRLYLSASASLPLIYLTDENKPSPMNAPNFCMLLRKHIGNGRIVNVSQPGLERIIHLDIEHLDELGDPCRKKLIIEIMGKHSNIIFCDDQGKIIDSIKHVSAQMSSVREVLPGRPYFIPDTMSKTDPLSADLDTFIQTLAARPVPLVKAIYTGFTGISPAAAEEICCLSGVDSSLPPRELSQDLFTHLYRQFSYYMDDIKSCGFCPSIYYEGAMPKDFAVLPMTHYSGYTKREFPTVSQMLSSYYSARNALTRIRQKSADLRHIVRTALERNRKKYDLQFRQLKDTQNRDQYRIYGELINTYGYSLPEGSKELTALNYYDGKEITIPLDPSQTPQENAQRYFARYNKQKRTYEALSQLIQETSDDISYLESVENALEIAQNEEDLAQIKDELAGSGYIRQRSGRKKARTISRPLHYISSDGYDIYVGKNNFQNDELTFSFAAGSDWWFHAKGAPGSHVIVKTGGDELPDRTFEEAGRLAAYYSKNRGSDKVEIDYVEKKHVKKPNGAKPGFVVYYTNYSLVIDSDISQIKEVSPDS
- a CDS encoding guanylate kinase; the protein is MDKKGILTVVSGFSGAGKGTIMKELIKQYDNYALSISATTRAPRPGEEEGREYFFRTVEEFEKMIAKEELIEYAKYVDNYYGTPRAYVEEQLQAGKDVILEIEIQGALKVKKKFPETLLLFVTPPSAEELKNRLVKRGTETMDVIESRMRRAREEAEGMDQYDYLVVNDVLEDCVEEVHQIIQGEHRKSFRNIDFIEKMRKELKGE